tcatctagccaatcccacctagtgggacttgaggcttgctGCTGCCGCTGCTGCTGTTGTATTATTTACTCCTGCATTAGTACGTTAATCTTCTTGACTTCCTTCACTCTTTCACAAACCCGAAATGGATCATATTCTCTTTGCAAGACAATGGTCCATCAGTGTAAAAATCCTGAACTATTCTGAATCACCAATCTTGGGATAATTCCAACCAATTTACCTTGTTTGTTTGGCTGGTTGAAGGCCTTACTGCTTGCTTatccattaaatttataaaacctATAAATATGAGCTCCCTCACCCTAAATAATGTGTGGATTAACCCCTTCTTGATCATACATAGCAATACTAAAAAATTAGTCAAATTTTTGAGTAATCCTGATTGCATTCTGCCTCCAGCATCAAGTATTGAATCTTGATCCTTAGAACCTTTTCCTAGCTCCACAGCATGACAGGCTCGACCTTGTTGTGCTTTGTGTTGCAGCGATACACAAACTCCCATATTGGTCAGTTTCCAATGAATGGTCACTATGTTCATATGCTTTTCTTGCATTGATGAtgttataacatatatatatatatatatatatatatatatatatatttatatcaagTATCAGTGCCACATAGACGTGTTGCTTCATGCAGCATTTATGATGACTAAATTACAAGTGCTGCgtccattttattttcttttgttgaagCTTATAATGCAATTTTTAACGTAATCCCATTTTATAGGTTATTGCAGTGGGTTATGCCATCATGACAACAAGGTCAACAGACTTGGACTGGAAGATGAGGGCATCTAGGGTTTTGCCCATGTTTCTTTTGCCTGGCTTATCTGCTGCTGCTTATTCAGCGCTTATGAGCTTTGTACAGATGTGTAAGCATCTTAAACTTCATTCATCTGGGAATATTGAAATTCTACCCTCTTATCCATTTCAAGTTGCAAAATAGTATAACATAGCCAACCAATGTGCTCTTATTTGCAAGTCAAATTATCAAGCATCACACTAAACAGTGATTAATGTTATGATTATGAACACTAAAACCTACAGATTTCGTCCAGTTTAAATGTTTTGATCTTTGCTAAATTAAAGTGTAAATCAGATGGACCTTATTGTGATTCATTGCCATTGCAGGAATTAGgacaattttttgaaattatactGACTGCCTTTGGGTGTTCAAATTATAATTGGAAATAATGTGTTTTTATTATTCATACAGGTGACCGAAAAGACCAAAAAACTCTTGAAAGGCTTCGAGCTGAGAGGCAAGCAAAAATCGATGAACTTAAGGAGAAGACAAACTATTACATTACACAACAGCTCATTCAGGTGAGAAAAGTTTGTTATTTGGTTGTTGCCTTGCTTCTGCCAAGTATCTTTTGTGCATGACAATTGAACTTTATGTTTAACTTTTTTGGGTGTAAAGTGTGTTAAAAGGTGAAATATCAATGCCAGAAGTCTTGAGGAATTGAGGCTAATTATTACTCCATtctgttttccaaaaaaaattgataaatgTTGAATTGTATGAGAATATTTGCACAAATTGTTGGGAAGCATTAGAATGCTTTTACACTCCCCCCACctttctaaaaaaattttatatgacAAATCGTTAACAAATTGACATGACAGAAAATGGGGAAATATGCGAGTGGTTACTATAGTCGTAGCTTAATTTTGCTATGCATAGACTGTAATATAATGTGGGAAAAATGCAGTTGAAATATTAGATTATTTACTGAATCCATGCTATATCAAGGAAACGAATGGGGGTTAAGGGTGTTTTTTTTTCTCGATCGGTAAATAAAATTTAAGCTGCTGCAGTTGATTGTGATCTGTATTGCTTGTAATTGTTTTGAAGAAAGTCTGGAGAACTGATTCAGTCTGTGGTATTGAATTGTTCAAATAAAAATCAAGTAAATTGCTGAGGGAGCTGTGAAGATATTTTGGAATACTCTGGATGAAATGAATTTGTTGATATTTTCTTCCAtattgtcctctctctctctctctgtatctATTTTTTTTCCCTAGAAGAATAAATGGAAGGGTAAATTACAGTGACCTCGCTGGGTTTGGTGATATTACATGGACCTCCCTTAATGATAATGATAGCTAACATATGTTAGCTACTGAATAAATTTAGGGAATTTTCACTCTTAAcaagtatcttttttttttcccccccttTTCCTAGGATCCTCTTCTTCGTCAAACCCACCAATTATCATTACACATCCTATAATGCAAGAAGGTTACATGTCTAGATATCATATTGGGTTGAACACAACCCACCTCAATTGCTTTATTCCACACATCGCGAGTATgttggctacatggtttctttCTGATCTACCAAGACCATAAATTTTAAGCATCTTGTGGATTTTTATCCCTTACTGCATTGGCCCTAATTgcaaaattttcatgaaagaaaTAAGATGAGGTCTTTTCATCTATGGGATTGACTCCGCCTTTTTCTGCATCAGTATCAGCTTCAAGGTTCATCTGTGCTTGTTTGTATTTTTCCCCATATCTACAGCAGCCTTGTCAACCCAGCcataaagaattaaaaaaagaaaaagaaaaaagggcaGGCTGCAAATCAGTCTAGAACCTGTGTGCTTTCAACAACAGCAGCAataagcctcaagtcccactaggtgtgctttcagaatttcaaaattaaaaattcaaattcaaattcaaatttctatattattattattattattattatttgcctCCTAGAGATTTGAGCTTGATGAagaaaatacaattgaaaaatCATTGTGGATGGCAATTCTGTGATTAATTCAAATTACTGAAACAGAGTGAAAATTGAagaaaacaaaattgaaattgGGATTTAGTAGAACCTTGGGGATTTTGCCTCGGCTTCCTATAAATTCTGGTGATTCTCTTACTGTTTTTCTCTCCCACCGGATGTTTAGGGTCAAGAGTGTCATTTTTTCATATTGTTGAATCATTTCTTGTGTCCTAATTGATGGTCAGCTCACAGATGGGTCATAAGCGGGAGGTAAATCTTACAGAACTAATATTTGGCGAGGGtattgttcttttatttttcaaagatcaagGGAGGTCTCCATAATTACAATCATTACCCAAAATTAAATGGTTTTCAAGTTTCTGTTTGTGGATAAAATCTATTTCCTGTGCTTTTAACACCTGCACAATGCTTTCAGTTTGAAATGCATGCCCACATCTTGACCTGAGGTTCTTGGAGGAGCATTTGAAGCTTTTTTGCTTTGGCCCCTGTGAAGATGTCAGAATGTTCACATCTCCATTGAACATCTTTGCAAATGCAATGCATTATAGAAGTTCTCAAATTGCATAGCAtactaataaaaattttaatgcaGAGATATGACACCGACCCAACGGCGAAGGCAGCTGCTGCAACTGTCTTGGCATCTAAGTTGGGTGCAGATTCAGGCTTGACAGTGCGTGTTGGAGATGAACCTAACCAAAATATGCCGAAAGGGAAGAGTAATGATGTGGAATTTGTGGAATCAAGTGGGCTTCGGAACCGAAAACATCTACAGACCAAATCCAGTAGTCCAGGGAGCAGAGTGTTGCAGCATTCAAATGAAGAAATGCCAATAAATGAGGGGGCAGGAGTCCCTGGGGTTTTGGAGAATAGAGAACCAGTTGTCGAGCATCACGATCAAGGATCAAGTGCAAATGATGGGGGTTGGTTTGCTCGAATTGCTGCGTTGCTCGTTGGCGAGGATCCAACACAGTCATATGCGCTTGTATGTGGCAACTGTCATATGCACAATGGTGAGTACAATACAAGGGTACATATCCTTCTAGGGATGCCCCTAATTTATACAATTCATATGGGATATTTTTCAGATCCCTTTCTCAGCATCTCCCATGTCCTATTTAGGCGCCACAACAGTAAAACCAAATCCTTTGTTAATCCCTCACAGATTGTGGTGTGGCGTTATGAAAGTGAAATTTCTGTCTCCATCTTTGTACAGGGCTCGCCAGGAAGGAGGACTTCCCATTTATTACCTACTACTGCCCACACTGTCACGCCCTAAATAGATCAAAACAAACAGAAGAGCATGTTTCTAGTTACAATCCTGATCACAGTGTCTCGACTACAGTAAGCAGCGAAGAGATCAATAACGCGAGTGGTTCTCCAAGTGATAGCGTTCGGGCAACCGTGAAGGCTGCAGCGGAGATGGCAATAGGAAGCGAAAGGGTAACATCAGAGAATTTAGCTGGTTAAAAGGCAAATTTGTGTGAGCGTGTGTAGAGTGGGTGTTCATGTTTTTTCCTTGGATTGTCTGCGGGTGTTTGTGATTAGGTGATATGGATGGGGGGAGAGGTTTTGTTTACTTCGTCTGGTACAACAGAAACTCGAGGGATTTCTTGCACAAGAAACTTCTGTGATATATACTTTAGTATGTAGGTTACTGGCGTGGGCGTAGTTCAAGAGTCAGCTGAATGTtgataaaaatcatatttttattatattttgataaaaatcGTTCTACATTCCTGCTGTATCTTGGGGTCTGAATTTCTTAATC
This region of Malania oleifera isolate guangnan ecotype guangnan chromosome 10, ASM2987363v1, whole genome shotgun sequence genomic DNA includes:
- the LOC131166848 gene encoding uncharacterized protein At2g24330-like isoform X2, with the protein product MANETSKDQAKESSAAPYSENKDTVNAKGKWRGIISRIWNGLFRIHSDDFEKRLQHISKEEASVLARKRKRSQSWRRMARHIIIFSVIFEVIAVGYAIMTTRSTDLDWKMRASRVLPMFLLPGLSAAAYSALMSFVQMCDRKDQKTLERLRAERQAKIDELKEKTNYYITQQLIQRYDTDPTAKAAAATVLASKLGADSGLTVRVGDEPNQNMPKGKSNDVEFVESSGLRNRKHLQTKSSSPGSRVLQHSNEEMPINEGAGVPGVLENREPVVEHHDQGSSANDGGWFARIAALLVGEDPTQSYALVCGNCHMHNGLARKEDFPFITYYCPHCHALNRSKQTEEHVSSYNPDHSVSTTVSSEEINNASGSPSDSVRATVKAAAEMAIGSERVTSENLAG
- the LOC131166848 gene encoding uncharacterized protein At2g24330-like isoform X1, encoding MANETSKDQAKESSAAPYSENKDTVNAKGKWRGIISRIWNGLFRIHSDDFEKRLQHISKEEASVLARKRKRSQSWRRMARHIIIFSVIFEVIAVGYAIMTTRSTDLDWKMRASRVLPMFLLPGLSAAAYSALMSFVQMCDRKDQKTLERLRAERQAKIDELKEKTNYYITQQLIQRYDTDPTAKAAAATVLASKLGADSGLTVRVGDEPNQNMPKGKSNDVEFVESSGLRNRKHLQTKSSSPGSRVLQHSNEEMPINEGAGVPGVLENREPVVEHHDQGSSANDGGWFARIAALLVGEDPTQSYALVCGNCHMHNGEYNTRVHILLGMPLIYTIHMGYFSDPFLSISHVLFRRHNSKTKSFVNPSQIVVWRYESEISVSIFVQGSPGRRTSHLLPTTAHTVTP